AAGCAGCAAAAGAAAAGCACGGCTTATACTGCCAACTAGACCATCGAGACCCCGATTGATTCTCTACTTTATTACGGGACACACAAGAACAAGTACTGACAAACGTGAACAAGTACACTGACTGACGAAGATGATCTAGCAACCGTACTACCGTAGCTAGCATCGGACCTCGCGGCGCCGGCCGGGCCGAGCGAGCACGGCTAGCAGACCCTCTTGCAGAAGCACTTGCGCGCGAAGGAGTCGAGCTTGCACTCGCCGCCGGGGAAGTTCTCGGTGCGGCAGATGCTGGCGCAGTTGCTGCTGCTGAGGCACGCGCCCTTGAACTTGTGGCTCTTGGACAGGCAGTCCCGCGCCTCCGCCACCTTCCTCGTCGGCGTCCCCATCTCTGCATGCAGTGCACATGAATGAATAAAATCACGGTGACAAATTAGGCATCATCCACAGCTCGCTCGCTGACGCTGGGAAGAGCGGGATTGGGCGGGAGTGGGACGTGCCTGTGGCGAcgaggaggacgagcaggaggaggGCGGATGCGGCCATGCGACCAGAGAGCAACATCGATCTGCTTTCTGCTAGCCTGCTACCGGGGGGCTGTGTGTAAAGCTAGCGAAGCGAATGGAGGAGAATGGACACAAGTAAGATGCAGAGAATGGGCTGGGCTGGTGTGGTTTATATAGGCGGAGCAGAGCGACGTGGGTTAGATTAGTGTGGGTGTTTAAGTCGTGGGCTTAGCAGCATTCACAGGAGCAGAGCAGTGGCCTCACGGGCTGGATTAACTTACTGATGCTCAACTAGCTCACGGGCTGGTCAGGCAGGCCGAGGGCCTACCAGAGCATGCAGTGCCCTCTTGAAGGAATTTCCGACGAAATCGGTGGCTGTGCAacattcaaaaaaaaaaaaaaatcggTGGCTGTGGAGCGGACATCAAGGTCGGACGCAAAACTCATGATCACGAGCCTGGCATATGCTGGAATGATTGGTTTCTCCCAACCTTTTCCCTGCGTGCCTAGTCATTTCAGTACGACGGGAGGCAGAGCCGTACGTACGTACACATGCGAACGACGAGGGCGCGTGGATCTCGTGGATCACGAGGACGATCGGCAAGACGTAATGTTTCTAGTGCCAGCTCTTCAACCTTC
The sequence above is a segment of the Aegilops tauschii subsp. strangulata cultivar AL8/78 chromosome 6, Aet v6.0, whole genome shotgun sequence genome. Coding sequences within it:
- the LOC109781554 gene encoding defensin-like protein CAL1: MLLSGRMAASALLLLVLLVATEMGTPTRKVAEARDCLSKSHKFKGACLSSSNCASICRTENFPGGECKLDSFARKCFCKRVC